In Salinarimonas sp., a genomic segment contains:
- a CDS encoding DUF427 domain-containing protein, which produces MFRPEPIPPGPGQESVWDYPRPAICEPTPARLEVVFGGRTIARTTRGYRVLETSHPPSYYFPPEDVDAAALAPTGERSLCEWKGQAAYFDVVAGEARARRAAWCYPSPTPAFGPMAGYVTFYPAAMEACFVDGERVTPQEGGFYGGWITSTVVGPFKGAPGTRFW; this is translated from the coding sequence ATGTTCAGGCCCGAGCCGATACCTCCGGGACCGGGGCAGGAGAGCGTCTGGGACTATCCGCGCCCGGCGATCTGCGAGCCGACGCCCGCGCGCCTCGAGGTCGTCTTCGGCGGGCGCACGATCGCGCGCACGACGCGCGGCTATCGCGTGCTGGAGACCTCGCATCCGCCATCCTATTACTTCCCTCCGGAGGATGTCGACGCCGCCGCGCTCGCGCCCACCGGCGAGCGCTCGCTGTGCGAATGGAAGGGGCAGGCCGCCTATTTCGACGTGGTGGCGGGCGAGGCCCGCGCCCGGCGGGCCGCCTGGTGCTATCCGAGCCCGACGCCCGCGTTCGGGCCGATGGCGGGCTACGTGACCTTCTACCCGGCGGCGATGGAGGCCTGCTTCGTCGACGGCGAGCGGGTGACCCCGCAGGAGGGCGGCTTCTACGGCGGCTGGATCACCTCGACGGTGGTCGGGCCGTTCAAGGGGGCGCCGGGCACGCGCTTCTGGTGA
- a CDS encoding cysteine hydrolase family protein, giving the protein MSPLEPARTALILVDVQEAFAEREAAGERRDNPGAEARIATLLEAFRAAGAAVIHIRHASTRPGSRLRPDRPGYAALALAREREGEPVLVKHVNSAFIGTDLEARLRAGGIDTVAIVGATTNHCCETTARMAGNLGFRTVFVRDATWTFDHPGLDGETIPAETIHAVTLANLSGEFATIVTAQEVTEALARG; this is encoded by the coding sequence ATGAGCCCGCTGGAGCCCGCCCGCACCGCCCTGATCCTCGTCGACGTGCAGGAGGCCTTCGCGGAGCGCGAGGCCGCCGGCGAGCGCCGCGACAATCCCGGCGCGGAGGCGCGGATCGCCACGCTGCTCGAGGCCTTCCGCGCGGCGGGCGCGGCCGTGATCCACATCCGCCACGCCTCGACCAGGCCCGGCTCGCGCCTGCGTCCGGACCGGCCGGGCTACGCCGCCCTCGCGCTCGCGCGGGAACGGGAGGGCGAGCCCGTCCTGGTGAAGCACGTCAACAGCGCCTTCATCGGCACCGATCTCGAGGCGCGCCTGCGGGCGGGCGGCATCGACACGGTGGCGATCGTCGGCGCGACGACGAACCATTGCTGCGAGACCACGGCGCGGATGGCCGGCAATCTCGGCTTTCGCACCGTCTTCGTGCGCGACGCCACCTGGACGTTCGACCATCCCGGCCTCGACGGCGAGACGATCCCGGCCGAGACCATCCACGCGGTGACCCTCGCCAACCTCTCGGGCGAATTCGCGACCATCGTCACGGCGCAGGAGGTGACGGAGGCCCTCGCCCGAGGGTGA
- a CDS encoding KpsF/GutQ family sugar-phosphate isomerase encodes MTPQPLPLDLDPASADAVLASALRTVATERGGLAALEEALCDGLGAPFAAAVATLKDLGGRVIVTGMGKSGHVGRKIAATLASTGTPAHFVHPGEASHGDLGMIMREDAILALSWSGETGELSDLIAYAKRHGVALVAFTSSADSTLGRAADVCLTLPKAKEACPNGLAPTTSTTMQLALGDALAVALLEARGFTAQDFRLYHPGGKLGALLKTAKDVMHVGERLPLAPVGTPMSEALRIQSEKSFGCTIVVDADGRLAGIVTDGDVRRHMANDLLSRTVEEVMTKRPLAIGPDMLLGEALELVETRKVSALVVVAEGRPIGLVHVLDLLRAGAA; translated from the coding sequence ATGACCCCACAGCCCCTTCCCCTCGATCTCGACCCCGCCAGCGCCGACGCGGTGCTCGCCTCCGCCCTGCGCACGGTGGCCACCGAGCGCGGCGGCCTCGCCGCGCTGGAGGAGGCGCTCTGCGACGGGCTGGGCGCGCCCTTCGCGGCGGCGGTGGCGACGCTCAAGGATCTCGGCGGGCGCGTCATCGTCACCGGCATGGGCAAGTCCGGCCATGTCGGGCGCAAGATCGCGGCGACCCTCGCCTCGACCGGCACGCCCGCTCATTTCGTCCATCCCGGCGAGGCGAGCCACGGCGATCTCGGCATGATCATGCGCGAGGACGCGATCCTCGCGCTGTCCTGGTCGGGGGAGACGGGGGAGCTCTCCGATCTCATCGCCTACGCCAAGCGGCACGGCGTCGCGCTCGTCGCCTTCACCTCGAGCGCCGATTCGACGCTCGGGCGCGCCGCCGACGTCTGCCTGACGCTGCCGAAGGCGAAGGAGGCCTGCCCGAACGGGCTCGCGCCGACGACCTCGACGACGATGCAGCTCGCGCTCGGCGACGCGCTGGCCGTGGCCTTGCTCGAGGCGCGCGGCTTCACGGCGCAGGATTTCCGGCTCTACCACCCCGGCGGCAAGCTCGGCGCGCTGCTCAAGACGGCCAAGGACGTGATGCATGTCGGCGAGCGCCTGCCGCTCGCCCCCGTCGGCACGCCGATGAGCGAGGCGCTGCGGATCCAGAGCGAGAAGAGCTTCGGCTGCACCATCGTGGTGGACGCCGACGGGCGCCTCGCCGGCATCGTCACCGACGGCGACGTGCGCCGGCACATGGCGAACGACCTCCTCTCCCGCACGGTGGAGGAGGTGATGACGAAGCGCCCCCTCGCCATCGGCCCGGACATGCTGCTCGGCGAGGCGCTGGAGCTCGTCGAGACGCGCAAGGTCTCCGCCCTCGTGGTCGTGGCGGAGGGGCGGCCGATCGGCCTCGTGCACGTGCTCGACCTGCTGCGCGCAGGGGCGGCGTGA
- the xth gene encoding exodeoxyribonuclease III: MRLTITSWNINSVRLRLPLVLRFLAEHGPDVLCLQETKCPDDKFPSSELRKAGYPHIQFLGQKGYHGVAVVSRLPIETTRSMSFCGKGDARHIAVTLGREAGAAAGFVIHNFYVPAGGDVPDPAVNDKFAHKLAFLEEMRAWGGRDRPAAAPAILVGDLNVAPLEHDVWSHKQLLDVVSHTPVETEALETLRQEAGWADAARVLTPEPEKIYTWWSYRSPDWAKANKGRRLDHVWLSPDLMGTCREVAILEAARGWERPSDHAPVTARLEL, from the coding sequence GTGCGACTGACGATCACCTCCTGGAACATCAATTCCGTGCGCCTGCGCCTGCCTCTGGTGCTGCGCTTCCTCGCCGAGCACGGGCCCGACGTCCTGTGCCTGCAGGAGACCAAGTGCCCGGACGACAAGTTCCCGTCCTCCGAGCTGCGCAAGGCCGGCTACCCGCACATCCAGTTCCTCGGCCAGAAGGGCTATCACGGCGTCGCGGTGGTCTCGCGCCTGCCGATCGAGACGACGCGCTCGATGAGCTTCTGCGGCAAGGGCGACGCGCGCCACATCGCCGTGACGCTCGGGCGCGAGGCGGGCGCGGCGGCCGGGTTCGTGATCCACAATTTCTACGTCCCGGCCGGCGGCGACGTGCCCGACCCGGCGGTGAACGACAAGTTCGCGCACAAGCTCGCCTTCCTCGAGGAGATGCGGGCCTGGGGCGGGCGCGATCGGCCCGCTGCGGCCCCGGCGATCCTGGTCGGCGACCTCAACGTCGCGCCCCTCGAGCACGACGTGTGGAGCCACAAGCAGCTCCTCGACGTGGTCTCGCATACGCCCGTCGAGACCGAGGCGCTGGAGACCCTGCGCCAAGAGGCCGGATGGGCCGACGCGGCGCGGGTGCTGACGCCCGAGCCGGAGAAGATCTACACCTGGTGGAGCTACCGCTCGCCGGACTGGGCGAAGGCGAACAAGGGCCGACGCCTCGACCACGTCTGGCTGTCGCCGGACCTGATGGGGACCTGCCGCGAGGTCGCGATCCTCGAGGCCGCGCGGGGCTGGGAGCGGCCCTCCGACCACGCCCCGGTAACGGCGCGGCTGGAGTTGTGA
- a CDS encoding GNAT family N-acetyltransferase: protein MSDLPGSLWSALACDTERLVLRPLAPADAPALAALTNHPAVAPAISFLPFPFGEDDARALVARNAPDACERFLGIFHEGTLVGVIGAHAHPSRGGAPVVEIGYWLGADARGRGHAREAASGLIARLRALAPEAAILAEVHPDNHASARLLRALGFVETGEPGARPGRRVMALPPR from the coding sequence GTGAGCGACCTTCCCGGGAGCCTCTGGTCCGCCCTCGCCTGCGACACCGAGCGTCTCGTCCTGCGCCCGCTCGCTCCCGCGGACGCGCCGGCCCTGGCGGCGCTCACCAACCATCCCGCGGTCGCCCCGGCGATCTCGTTCCTGCCGTTTCCCTTCGGCGAGGACGACGCGCGGGCGCTCGTGGCGCGCAATGCGCCGGACGCATGCGAGCGCTTCCTCGGCATCTTTCATGAGGGAACGCTGGTCGGCGTGATCGGCGCGCACGCGCACCCCTCGCGGGGCGGCGCGCCGGTGGTCGAGATCGGCTACTGGCTCGGCGCCGATGCGCGGGGGCGCGGCCATGCCCGCGAGGCGGCAAGCGGCCTGATCGCCCGCCTGCGGGCGCTCGCGCCCGAGGCCGCCATCCTCGCCGAGGTGCACCCGGACAATCACGCCTCCGCCCGGCTGCTGCGCGCCCTCGGCTTCGTCGAGACGGGCGAGCCCGGCGCACGGCCGGGCCGGCGAGTCATGGCGCTGCCGCCGCGGTGA
- a CDS encoding DNA polymerase III subunit chi has product MSDVWFYHLQNASLAETLPKLVAKARAAGWRVAVRAASEERRDALDDLLWTYEEDGFLPHVTDADPDAAEEAVVIQAGEADLNAPDAVLLVDNAPLPPDLARYTRVILIFDGNDAEATAAARERWKAVKSAGHQASYWAQDEGGRWVKKG; this is encoded by the coding sequence ATGAGCGACGTCTGGTTCTACCATCTGCAGAACGCGAGCCTCGCCGAGACGCTGCCGAAGCTCGTCGCCAAGGCCCGCGCGGCCGGCTGGCGCGTCGCCGTGCGCGCCGCGAGCGAGGAGCGCCGCGACGCCCTCGACGACCTCTTGTGGACCTACGAGGAGGACGGCTTCCTCCCCCACGTGACCGACGCCGACCCCGACGCCGCGGAGGAGGCGGTGGTGATCCAGGCGGGCGAGGCCGACCTCAACGCCCCCGACGCCGTCCTCCTCGTCGACAACGCCCCGCTCCCCCCCGATCTCGCGCGCTACACCCGCGTCATCCTGATCTTCGACGGCAACGACGCGGAGGCCACCGCCGCGGCCCGCGAGCGCTGGAAGGCGGTGAAGTCCGCGGGGCACCAGGCGTCCTACTGGGCGCAGGACGAGGGGGGGCGCTGGGTGAAGAAGGGGTGA